The nucleotide sequence CATTATTGAAAATATTTTACTCTGTTCTGCAACTTGCTCACTAAATTTTTTTATTTCTTCCATTTCCAACATATTTGAATGCTCTAATCTATTAGTTGAACGTCCAATATGCATGTATGATTTAATTTCAATAAAATGTGGACTTGCCTTTCTAAACATCTCTGCAAACGCTGGAATCTTTTCTTTCTGGTCATTATAATTTCTAATCAAAGTAATTCTTAGAACTGTTCTTGTGTTCAAATTCTTTAGCATATCAAGTGTTCTGTTCCATCTTTCCCATGAATCATCATATTTTGGCTTGTTTATTCTCATAAACGACTCATAATCTGCTGCATTTGTTGACAAATACAATTGTGTTGGTAAAGCATCTTCTTCTTGTAATCTTTGAATCATATCTGGCTCTTGTCCGTTAGTTACAAGAAAAATTGATTTTGTTGACTCTAAAGACTTCAGATATTTGATAAGTTCTGGGAGTTTAGGATACATTGTAGGTTCACCCGAAAGTGAAATTGCATAGTGACTTGGCAATAATGATTCATCTAATCTCTGTTTATCATTTCTTGAATCTCCATAGTATCCATTAATCAATTTTTTTCTTTCAACCATCAATTTTGTTAAAATGTCTTTAGGTTCTGCAACATGCTCTGGTTCCATTTTTAATGAATCATAGAATTCCATTGGTCTCCAACAATACACACAGCGATTTTCACAATGCATTCCTGCTGGAGAAAACTCCATACATCGATGAGTTGAAATTCCATAAAATTTGTGTTTGTAGCAACTTCCTTCATGTTTGAATGATTTTTTTGTCCAGTGACAAAGTTCTACTGTTGAATGATCTGCCACTCCATATTTTGCTTTTTTTAATTGCTTTGATATTGCTGGCCTGATCTGGATTAAGCGATCTTCTTCTTCTTCAATTGTTTCCCCTGAGCAACTCATGAGTTTAAATCTCGTTTTACTTTACTTAAATTGATCGAGATATCTGTCTGACTTGGAATCTCGTGAAATTCTTAGCCTTTTTTAGAGTGAGGTTTAATAACTGGATCCTCGAGGTGTTTTTAGGCATTGACAAAAACACGTTCGTTATCCTTCCTATTGTTGCTTGTAACTACCTTAACTAGTGTACCCATTAATTCAGTTTTTGCTGTTGATGACTTGGATAATGATGGTGTTGATGATTCTATAGATGCATGTCCTAATTTACAGGAAGACTATGAAAGTACTATAGATGGTTGTCCATCAAATTTTATTCCATGGTATGATGAAGACTATGATGGCATAGAGGATCATATTGATCAATGCCCAAATCTTAAAGAACATTACAACAGATTCCAAGATGAAGATGGCTGTCCTGATACACTTCCAGGAACTGGATCTGGAGGAGCACCAGATTCTGATGGTGATGGATTTATTGATCTAGTTGATAATTGTCCAAATCAACCGGAAACTTTCAACGGTATTTTAGATAATGACGGTTGTCCTGATTCATATGGCTCTGGAGATCGTGATTTAGATGGAATTCCAGATTCTGTAGATGCATGTCCACTAAGTGCTGAAACTTACAACAGATTCCAAGATGAAGACGGTTGTCCAGATACTGTTACTGATTCTGCTTTTATTGATACTGACAATGATGGTATTCAAGATAAATTTGATTTATGTCCAAAGGAACCTGAAGTGTATAATGGATATAGAGACACTGACGGTTGTCCTGACGTTGCATTAGCTACTTCATTTAGTGATAAAGATGGTGATGGTATTGCAGATAAATTTGATATCTGCCCAAATCAACCAGAAACTTTCAATAGATTTGCAGATTATGACGGTTGTCCAGATTCAGTGCCTTCATCTATTGGAACATTAAATGATGCAGATGGTGATAGAATAATGGATGTAGATGATGTATGTCCGTTAGATCCTGAAAGATATAATGGCTTCCAAGACGATGACGGTTGTCCAGATATTCCTCCTTATACTAGTGATGTTGATTCAGATCTTGATGGAATTCCTAATAGTGTTGATCAATGTCCTCAAGTAAAAGAAACTTACAACAAATTCCAAGACGATGACGGTTGCCCTGACTTTGTTACATCTAATAAAGGAATTCCCGATACTGATGGTGATGGAATAAATGACTTTTCAGATTTATGTCCAAATCAACCTGAAACTTTCAACGGTGTATTTGATAGAGACGGTTGCCCTGATACTGTTTCTACATCTGATAGAGATCAAGATGGAATTCCAGATGTATTAGATGCATGTCCGACTGCTAAAGAAACTTACAATGCTTACCAAGACGATGACGGTTGCCCTGATACTGTATCTGCACTATCAAACTCAGATTTTGACGGTGATGGAATTATTGATTTGAATGATAAATGTCCGCTTGAATCAGAGACTGTAA is from Nitrosopumilus sp. and encodes:
- the twy1 gene encoding 4-demethylwyosine synthase TYW1, whose protein sequence is MSCSGETIEEEEDRLIQIRPAISKQLKKAKYGVADHSTVELCHWTKKSFKHEGSCYKHKFYGISTHRCMEFSPAGMHCENRCVYCWRPMEFYDSLKMEPEHVAEPKDILTKLMVERKKLINGYYGDSRNDKQRLDESLLPSHYAISLSGEPTMYPKLPELIKYLKSLESTKSIFLVTNGQEPDMIQRLQEEDALPTQLYLSTNAADYESFMRINKPKYDDSWERWNRTLDMLKNLNTRTVLRITLIRNYNDQKEKIPAFAEMFRKASPHFIEIKSYMHIGRSTNRLEHSNMLEMEEIKKFSEQVAEQSKIFSIMDESIVSRISILQNNERFIDRWISTYVNTN
- a CDS encoding thrombospondin type 3 repeat-containing protein, producing the protein MTKTRSLSFLLLLVTTLTSVPINSVFAVDDLDNDGVDDSIDACPNLQEDYESTIDGCPSNFIPWYDEDYDGIEDHIDQCPNLKEHYNRFQDEDGCPDTLPGTGSGGAPDSDGDGFIDLVDNCPNQPETFNGILDNDGCPDSYGSGDRDLDGIPDSVDACPLSAETYNRFQDEDGCPDTVTDSAFIDTDNDGIQDKFDLCPKEPEVYNGYRDTDGCPDVALATSFSDKDGDGIADKFDICPNQPETFNRFADYDGCPDSVPSSIGTLNDADGDRIMDVDDVCPLDPERYNGFQDDDGCPDIPPYTSDVDSDLDGIPNSVDQCPQVKETYNKFQDDDGCPDFVTSNKGIPDTDGDGINDFSDLCPNQPETFNGVFDRDGCPDTVSTSDRDQDGIPDVLDACPTAKETYNAYQDDDGCPDTVSALSNSDFDGDGIIDLNDKCPLESETVNGYLDQDGCPDEDVLDSDGDGIRDSLDQCPSSAETWNRYQDYDGCPDNPSEPDSDFDGILDSLDQCPLTRERYNGYQDDDGCPDYPDLKSGRDSDFDGVEDDSDKCPLIPETYNKFQDDDGCPDTLPGTGPGGAPDSDGDGINDYKDHCPNQPETFNGILDLDGCPDNYILKTDRDQDGIPDAIDACPTAKETWNKFQDDDGCPDIISKSFVVDSDNDGILNIHDTCILELETYNFFQDDDGCPDVNNIQPDSDGDGIPDVIDMCPTQNETWNKYFDTDGCPDTLPVGNVIIDSDGDGINDNVDLCINEKETWNKYLDNDGCPDIAPEQSRYKHDADLDGIINQNDLCPFDPEDYDGDRDTDGCPDQ